From Anopheles funestus chromosome 3RL, idAnoFuneDA-416_04, whole genome shotgun sequence, a single genomic window includes:
- the LOC125768997 gene encoding uncharacterized protein LOC125768997, translated as MGNFYHVLSALCILCIVLIEGEFIEMSQYHRMPKLWQMDDYDECLQSSGPNEPAGVYCTSAVVLKPDNRSELWRLIEEFSSDYKRHYNHQVLKWGVCVKKCQKAIENLSPQARKGLTVEKFPIDVRYKFEDGILKNAAIDREVYADVVEICINKELNATYGLLAYTEILTCDKSSDETVIDALDISFLIILCLLVSCVILSSWYDSSINYKLSSEHYKQAIDSKRKN; from the exons ATGGGGAACTTCTACCATGTGCTGAGTGCGCTGTGTATATTATGCATAGTGTTAATTGAAGGAGAATTTATCGAAA TGTCTCAGTACCACCGTATGCCGAAGCTGTGGCAGATGGATGATTATGACGAGTGTCTTCAATCCTCTGGACCGAATGAACCGGCCGGTGTGTACTGTACCAGTGCAGTCGTACTGAAACCGGACAATCGTTCCGAGCTTTGGAGATTGATCGAG GAATTCTCCAGCGACTACAAGCGCCACTATAATCATCAAGTGCTGAAATGGGGCGTATGTGtaaaaaagtgtcaaaaagCGATCGAAAACCTATCACCCCAGGCGAGGAAAGGGCTAACGGTGGAAAAGTTCCCGATTGATGTTAGG TACAAATTCGAGGATGGTATCTTGAAAAATGCTGCCATCGATCGAGAAGTGTATGCGGATGTGGTGGAAATTTGCATCAACAAGGAGCTGAATGCAACGTATGGTTTGCTGGCCTACACAGAGATACTGACGTGCGATAAATCATCCGATGAGACTGTTATAG ATGCACTTGATATCTCGTTCTTGATTATTCTTTGTCTGCTCGTAAGCTGCGTGATCCTTTCGTCATGGTACGACAGCTCGATCAACTACAAACTCAGCTCGGAACATTACAAACAAGCGATCGATAGTAAACGTAAGAATTAA